A genomic segment from Asterias amurensis chromosome 6, ASM3211899v1 encodes:
- the LOC139938497 gene encoding WD repeat and SOCS box-containing protein 1-like, with protein sequence MASFQFTTTEKLPQAKPICDLRPTGTQYQVLAPRNSTVNHETWAVAFAPDRSYFAWSFGNGKVRLIPWDDHSNTIADLNNINTIQYGAVNLQQDGPLPTEGDNQQQSSPRHHMMKVIDCGEVVWSLALGASKPHKKWRNINIKYHFYEHLDMNYELILAMGLKSGKIRTYDITTGQMLLLVDHKDVIRDLKFSPDGSLLLLSASRDNTLKVWDLKDDGNMAITLRGHSNWVYGCAFAPDANMVASVGAKKSVILWDLRQCKILRRLIGHYHDVVTCDFSPDGALLATASYDARVLLWDPHTGVNLKAYHHVYPPLLPVFAGGSNNNFVRHMAFSPDGSHFATVCDDKLVRFWSLFDTSDPIAVANVTDGLCCSYSAHGRVLATGTRNGSVRFFTAPMEVQKLQHMCRLAIRRLVPKTDNLLDLNLPPGLRTYLQYSNVC encoded by the exons ATGGCCAGTTTCCAGTTTACCACGACTGAAAAATTAC CCCAAGCGAAGCCGATCTGTGACTTACGACCAACTGGTACTCAATACCAGGTGCTTGCACCAAGGAACAGTACGGTGAACCACGAGACATGGGCTGTAGCATTTGCTCCTGATCGCTCTTACTTTGCTTGGTCCTTCGGCAATGGCAAAGTCAGACTCATTCCTTGGGATGACCATAGTAATACCAT TGCTGATTTAAACAACATCAACACCATCCAATATGGCGCTGTCAACCTGCAACAGGACGGTCcgctgccaacagagggcgacAACCAACAGCAGTCTTCCCCAAGACATCACATGATGAAGGTTATTGACTGTGGTGAGGTGGTGTGGTCATTAGCACTCGGTGCCTCAAAGCCACATAAGAAATGGCGGAACATTAACATTAAGTACCATTTCTATGAGCACCTGGACATGAATTATGAACTGATCTTGGCTATGGGGCTCAAATCAGGCAAGATAAGGACATACGACATCACTACTG GGCAAATGCTTCTTTTGGTCGATCACAAAGACGTAATCAGAGACCTGAAATTCTCCCCCGATGGAAGTCTTCTTTTGTTGTCAGCGTCACGAGACAACACCTTGAAAGTCTGGGACCTAAAGGATGATGGCAACATGGCCATTACACTAAGAGGGCACTCCAACTGGGTTTATGGGTGTGCGTTCGCACCAGATGCAAATATGGTAGCATCAGTTGGTGCCAAGAAAAGT GTGATTTTATGGGATCTGAGGCAATGCAAGATTCTCCGGCGATTGATTGGTCACTATCACGATGTGGTCACCTGCGATTTCTCTCCAGATGGTGCCCTTCTAGCCACAGCATCATATGATGCACGAGTACTTCTATGGGACCCTCACACTGGAGTCAATCTCAAAGCATACCA ccATGTTTACCCACCACTTTTACCGGTATTTGCGGGCGGCTCCAATAACAATTTCGTCAGACACATGGCCTTCTCACCTGATGGTAGCCACTTTGCAACGGTGTGTGATGACAA GTTAGTTCGCTTTTGGTCACTCTTTGACACGTCAGACCCAATTGCTGTCGCTAATGTAACAGATGGTTTATGTTGCAGCTATTCTGCACATGGGCGTGTTTTGGCAACTGG AACAAGGAACGGCTCTGTGAGATTTTTTACTGCTCCCATGGAGGTACAGAAACTACAACACATGTGTCGCCTTGCCATTAGACGGTTGGTCCCCAAGACTGATAACCTTTTGGATCTGAACCTACCCCCTGGGCTTAGGACCTATCTTCAGTACAGTAACGTCTGCTGA